In Archangium lipolyticum, the following are encoded in one genomic region:
- a CDS encoding putative zinc-binding metallopeptidase, with protein sequence MVSRIGGAGSGPQRPSGIDEGPQQPKKAQDAAKPAPTTGTESSSGSNRAENRVAQSTFEGTAPAKPRPQGPDESAAIQKDPKFKRLDDGLEKEILARMEKLKGNPIAQDNLSDLVKSDGFSQLSLTHQRQMLETLDKAPSNRQLAHGLRDLAGDASFRKLNSDTSTQLLGALGRHPNDVNAQKNLTALALSPGFGQLNAAHQKQALAALDRAPADAKLLQDVQGLTGSDKFRNLNDAVKSTALEQLALHPKDDPARNTLVQLAGSPGFQGLADADKQKLLRYVGGTNVEISTPARRGLDTLLSSDAYKKADAAGQRTQLQQFLTDQPATPGLVDTPAGSFDTKRLPYKLNGPSDVKDFDFRSGKADAIKYEVEVDGKKIPVYMPKTPDKSAGVIHSIDEVAKGLAALPASSRALVKQVVVDGKQNPDDAYWARTYNDPNFRSYMTAGAEGSITVYPSQTKMTQDYLDGTMIHETGHTLSMQKWGSQDSDKRWDDWKAAAKSDGLVASGYAKASPGEDFAETLLIYQQAKGTPREAEFRAMMPERFKIIDELLAGKR encoded by the coding sequence ATGGTCAGCCGAATCGGTGGAGCAGGCAGTGGTCCCCAACGTCCCTCGGGAATCGACGAGGGGCCACAGCAGCCCAAGAAGGCGCAGGACGCGGCGAAGCCCGCGCCCACGACGGGCACCGAGTCTTCCAGTGGAAGCAACCGCGCCGAGAACCGGGTGGCCCAGAGTACCTTCGAGGGCACCGCGCCCGCGAAGCCCAGGCCGCAGGGTCCGGACGAGTCGGCGGCCATCCAGAAGGATCCGAAGTTCAAACGTCTGGATGACGGGCTGGAGAAGGAAATCCTCGCGCGGATGGAGAAGCTCAAGGGCAACCCCATCGCCCAGGACAACCTGTCCGACCTGGTGAAGAGCGACGGATTCTCCCAGTTGAGCCTCACGCACCAGAGGCAGATGCTCGAGACGCTGGACAAGGCCCCGAGCAATCGCCAGCTGGCGCACGGGTTGAGGGACCTCGCGGGGGATGCCAGCTTCCGCAAGCTCAACTCGGACACGAGCACGCAGCTGCTCGGCGCGCTGGGCCGGCACCCCAATGACGTCAACGCCCAGAAGAACCTCACCGCGCTCGCGCTGAGCCCGGGGTTTGGCCAGCTCAACGCCGCGCACCAGAAGCAGGCGCTCGCGGCGCTGGACCGGGCGCCCGCCGACGCGAAGCTGCTGCAGGACGTCCAGGGGCTCACGGGCAGCGACAAGTTCCGCAACCTCAACGACGCGGTGAAGTCCACGGCGCTCGAGCAGCTCGCCCTGCACCCCAAGGACGACCCGGCCCGGAACACGCTCGTGCAACTGGCCGGCTCGCCCGGCTTCCAGGGACTGGCCGACGCCGACAAGCAGAAGCTCCTGCGCTACGTGGGGGGCACCAACGTGGAGATCTCCACGCCCGCGCGCCGGGGGCTGGACACGCTGCTGAGCTCGGACGCCTACAAGAAGGCCGATGCCGCCGGGCAGCGGACGCAGCTCCAGCAGTTCCTCACCGACCAGCCGGCGACTCCGGGCCTGGTGGATACGCCGGCCGGAAGCTTCGACACCAAGCGCCTGCCGTACAAGCTCAATGGCCCCTCGGACGTGAAGGACTTCGACTTCCGCTCGGGCAAGGCGGACGCCATCAAGTACGAGGTGGAGGTCGACGGGAAGAAGATCCCCGTCTACATGCCGAAGACGCCGGACAAGTCCGCGGGGGTGATTCACAGCATCGACGAGGTGGCCAAGGGGCTGGCGGCGCTGCCGGCCTCGAGCCGCGCGCTGGTGAAGCAGGTGGTGGTGGACGGCAAGCAGAACCCGGACGACGCCTACTGGGCCAGGACGTACAACGATCCCAACTTCCGCTCGTACATGACGGCGGGAGCGGAGGGGAGCATCACCGTCTACCCGAGCCAGACGAAGATGACGCAGGACTATCTCGACGGGACGATGATCCACGAGACGGGCCACACGCTGTCGATGCAGAAGTGGGGGAGCCAGGACAGCGACAAGCGCTGGGACGACTGGAAGGCGGCGGCGAAGAGCGACGGGCTGGTGGCGTCGGGGTACGCGAAGGCGTCGCCGGGCGAGGACTTCGCGGAGACGCTACTCATCTACCAACAGGCGAAGGGAACGCCCCGCGAGGCCGAGTTCCGGGCGATGATGCCGGAGAGATTCAAGATCATCGACGAGCTGCTCGCCGGGAAGCGGTGA
- a CDS encoding GNAT family N-acetyltransferase: MNVEIRFLDAIEAASHLDALVELLRDSVDNGASVGFLPPLEAAEARAYWQGVMAELASPSRGLALAWVDGKVAGTAQLVEADKANARHRAEVSKVLVHSSFRRRGVGAALMRAVEARARARGKSTLVLDTREGEPSEQLYQSLGWIRVGSIPQYAEIAGGVLVPTVVYYKLLGDSGR; the protein is encoded by the coding sequence GTGAACGTGGAAATCCGCTTCCTGGATGCCATTGAAGCCGCGTCCCACCTGGACGCCCTGGTGGAACTGCTCAGGGACTCCGTGGACAACGGGGCCTCCGTGGGCTTCCTGCCGCCTCTGGAGGCCGCCGAGGCTCGCGCCTACTGGCAGGGCGTGATGGCCGAGCTCGCCTCACCCTCGCGTGGCCTCGCGCTGGCCTGGGTGGATGGCAAGGTCGCCGGCACCGCCCAGCTCGTCGAGGCCGACAAGGCCAACGCCCGTCACCGCGCCGAGGTGTCCAAGGTGTTGGTCCATTCCTCCTTCCGCCGCCGGGGCGTCGGGGCCGCCCTCATGCGCGCCGTGGAGGCTCGGGCCCGGGCTCGCGGGAAGAGCACCCTCGTGCTCGACACCCGCGAAGGCGAGCCCTCCGAGCAGCTCTACCAGTCCCTCGGCTGGATTCGCGTCGGCTCGATTCCCCAGTACGCGGAGATCGCCGGCGGTGTCCTGGTCCCCACCGTCGTCTACTACAAGCTGCTCGGCGACTCGGGACGGTGA
- a CDS encoding peptidoglycan-binding domain-containing protein translates to MATPAPAARQALKDANARWPKRKKASDGIMGDVRHQKTKSDHNVGNAVDITHDPASGATGDEIARHALNDSRVTYVIWNKRINSRDGRGWRPYRGSNPHTHHCHISIRASARSDTRHWGWARGVTPPPPPPSRRPPPKTLPARNLKRGSKGPDVQKLQAALVKLGHMTQAQVNTGPGIFGPQTELALKKFQARHGVPSTGFYGPLTRAAFSKLGL, encoded by the coding sequence ATGGCTACTCCCGCCCCCGCGGCTCGACAGGCCCTCAAGGACGCCAACGCGCGTTGGCCCAAGCGCAAGAAGGCTTCCGACGGCATCATGGGCGACGTTCGCCACCAGAAGACGAAGTCTGACCATAACGTCGGCAACGCCGTCGACATCACCCATGATCCGGCATCGGGCGCCACCGGTGATGAGATCGCCAGGCACGCGTTGAACGACAGCCGCGTCACCTACGTCATCTGGAACAAGCGCATCAATTCCAGGGATGGGCGCGGGTGGCGCCCCTACCGCGGCAGCAATCCGCACACCCATCATTGTCATATCAGCATTCGCGCCTCGGCTCGCAGCGACACCCGCCACTGGGGCTGGGCCCGTGGGGTGACCCCGCCGCCTCCTCCCCCCTCGCGCCGTCCTCCTCCCAAAACGCTACCCGCACGCAACCTCAAGCGCGGCTCCAAGGGCCCCGACGTGCAGAAGCTCCAGGCCGCCCTGGTCAAGCTGGGTCACATGACTCAGGCTCAGGTGAACACCGGCCCCGGCATCTTCGGCCCTCAGACCGAGCTCGCTCTCAAGAAGTTCCAGGCCCGTCACGGTGTCCCGTCCACCGGCTTCTATGGGCCGCTGACTCGCGCCGCCTTCTCGAAGCTGGGCTTGTGA